A DNA window from Loxodonta africana isolate mLoxAfr1 chromosome 7, mLoxAfr1.hap2, whole genome shotgun sequence contains the following coding sequences:
- the LOC100663099 gene encoding olfactory receptor 10AG1-like — translation MDPALQSPMYFFLANFSFLEICYVSATLPRMLMNLGMQRRTISLGGCATQMCFVLIFGGTECLLLAVMAYDRYVAICNPLQYPLLMNHRVCIHLVTGSWTTGIPVMIVQTYQIFSLPFCGPNQINHFFCDIFPILKLACGDTFVNEMLVYTVAVLFGMVPFPLIVGSYSKIMSIILKLPSATSQAKAFSTCSSHLMVVVLFFVSAIITYLRPSTSHSEGTDKVLSLFYTILTPMFNPMIYSLRNKDVIIALRKLLCK, via the coding sequence ATGGATCCCGCTCTCCAGAgccctatgtattttttcctggcaaatttttccttcttggAAATCTGCTATGTATCAGCTACTCTCCCCAGAATGCTGATGAATCTTGGGATGCAGAGAAGAACAATCTCCTTAGGTGGCTGTGCTACACAGATGTGCTTTGTCCTTATATTTGGAGGCACAGAGTGTTTGCTCCtggcagtgatggcctatgaccgctatgtggccatttgtaacccTCTTCAGTATCCTCTACTCATGAACCACAGGGTCTGTATCCACTTGGTGACTGGCTCCTGGACCACTGGAATTCCCGTTATGATTGTGCAGACGTATCAgattttctctctgcctttttgtGGACCTAACCAAATTAACCACTTCTTCTGCGACATTTTCCCAATACTCAAACTGGCTTGTGGGGACACTTTTGTAAATGAGATGTTGGTCTACACAGTCGCTGTGTTATTTGGCATGGTTCCATTTCCGTTGATAGTTGGTTCCTACAGTAAAATCATGTCCATTATCCTGAAGTTGCCATCAGCCACAAGTCAAGCCAAAGCCTTCTCTACCTGCTCATCTCATCTTATGGTTGTGGTGTTATTCTTTGTATCAGCCATTATTACATATTTAAGGCCCAGCACCAGCCACTCAGAGGGAACTGACAAAGTACTTTCTCTTTTCTACACTATCCTAACTCCTATGTTTAATCCCATGATATATAGTCTAAGGAACAAGGATGTCATAATAGCACTGAGAAAATTGCTATGTAAATAA
- the LOC100656851 gene encoding olfactory receptor 10AG1-like — protein MDHQEKTPEENLTELMEFVLLGFADIPHIQWFLFRLFLIIYIIILMSNGTIFLIMKMDPSLQSPMYFFLANFSFLEICYVSATLPRMLMNLGTQRRRISLVACATQMCFVLMFGSTECFLLAVMAYDRYVAVCNPLHYPLVMNHRVCIQLVTGSWTIVIPVQIGETYQIFSLPFCGPNQIHHFFCDIPPILKLACGDTFVNDTLAYTVAVLFGMVPFLLILGSYSKIISIILKLPSATSQAKAFSTCSSHLMVVVLFFGSAIITYLRPNTGNSEGTDKVLSLFYTILTPLFNPMIYSLRNKDVMMALKKLLCK, from the coding sequence ATGGATCACCAAgaaaaaacaccagaagaaaatctAACTGAACTGATGGAATTTGTTCTTTTGGGCTTTGCTGACATACCTCATATCCAGTGGTTTCTTTttagattatttttaattatctatATCATTATCCTGATGAGCAATGGCACCATATTTCTAATAATGAAAATGGATCCCTCTCTCCAGAgccctatgtattttttcctggcaaatttttccttcttggAAATCTGCTATGTATCAGCTACTCTCCCCAGAATGCTGATGAATCTTGGGACTCAGAGAAGAAGAATTTCTTTAGTTGCCTGTGCTACACAGATGTGCTTTGTCCTTATGTTTGGATCCACAGAGTGTTTCCTCCtggcagtgatggcctatgaccgctacgtGGCCGTTTGCAACCCTCTGCACTATCCTCTAGTCATGAACCACAGAGTCTGTATCCAGTTGGTGACTGGGTCCTGGACCATTGTAATCCCAGTGCAAATAGGGGAGACATATCAgattttctctctgcctttttgtGGACCTAACCAAATTCACCACTTCTTCTGTGATATTCCCCCAATACTCAAGCTGGCTTGTGGGGACACCTTTGTAAATGATACGTTGGCCTATACGGTTGCTGTGTTATTTGGCATGGTTCCATTTCTGTTGATACTGGGCTCCTACAGTAAAATcatctccatcatcctgaagttGCCATCAGCCACAAGTCAAgccaaagccttctccacctgctcGTCTCATCTTATGGTTGTGGTGTTATTCTTTGGATCAGCCATTATTACATATTTAAGACCCAACACCGGAAACTCAGAGGGAACTGACAAAGTACTTTCTCTTTTCTACACTATCCTAACTCCTCTGTTTAATCCCATGATATATAGTTTAAGGAACAAAGATGTCATGATGGCACTGAAAAAATTGCTATGTAAATAA